The following are encoded together in the Armatimonadota bacterium genome:
- a CDS encoding transketolase gives MDEMTIPELRRRANHVRQHVLEMIHAGGSGHPGGSLSAVDFVVALYFRQLRFHPEDPKWPDRDRVYWSKGHVAPLIYTINHEAGYIPEGELCTLRQLGSVLQGHPAADKCPCLEVSSGSLGQGLSVAVGAALGLRMDGSDARVYCIMGDGEQQEGQIWEGVMSAAHFGLDNLCGIVDVNRLQIDGFTKDVMNIDPLPDKYRAFNWNVVEFDGHDMEACVDAFDAAKAHKGGPTVLLAHTVKGKGVSFMENVADWHGKCPNAEELALALQELREQEAAL, from the coding sequence ATGGACGAGATGACGATTCCCGAGCTGAGACGAAGGGCGAACCACGTACGCCAGCACGTGCTGGAGATGATCCATGCCGGCGGCTCCGGCCATCCCGGCGGTAGTCTCTCCGCAGTGGACTTTGTCGTCGCCCTGTACTTCCGCCAGTTGAGGTTCCACCCCGAAGATCCAAAATGGCCCGACCGGGACCGCGTGTACTGGTCTAAGGGCCACGTCGCCCCGCTGATCTACACCATCAACCATGAGGCCGGGTACATTCCCGAAGGCGAACTGTGCACCCTCCGGCAACTGGGCAGCGTCCTCCAGGGCCATCCGGCGGCGGACAAGTGCCCATGTCTCGAAGTTTCATCCGGCTCCCTGGGACAGGGCCTGTCGGTTGCCGTCGGCGCCGCGCTGGGTCTGAGGATGGACGGCTCAGATGCCCGCGTCTACTGCATCATGGGCGACGGAGAGCAACAGGAGGGGCAGATCTGGGAGGGCGTAATGAGCGCCGCCCATTTCGGCCTGGACAATCTCTGCGGCATCGTGGACGTGAACCGTCTGCAGATCGACGGGTTCACGAAGGATGTCATGAACATCGACCCGCTCCCAGACAAGTACCGTGCCTTCAACTGGAATGTTGTGGAGTTCGATGGTCACGATATGGAGGCTTGCGTGGACGCCTTTGATGCAGCGAAGGCTCATAAAGGCGGCCCCACGGTGCTTCTGGCCCATACCGTGAAAGGCAAGGGCGTGTCGTTCATGGAGAATGTTGCCGACTGGCACGGCAAGTGCCCGAACGCAGAGGAGCTTGCGTTGGCGCTGCAGGAGCTCCGGGAACAGGAGGCAGCCCTGTGA
- a CDS encoding transketolase family protein, with protein sequence MDEKPTRDGYGEALVDLGHSNPNVVVMDADLAKSTRTEWFWKQFPERFFDAGIAEQNMLCMCAGLACTGKIPFASTYGVFVAGRAWDQIRTTICYTNLNVKIGGAHGGISVGPDGATHQALEEIALMRVLPNMTVLSPADYLQTRRCVHLAAEMHGPVYIRFGREPIPIITTDDTPLELGKGDVYRDGSDASIIATGPMVKIALDAAEELAQEGLDVRVINIHTIKPIDAEIIEQAARETGAIVTAEEHQVMAGFGSAVAEVVVQRYPVPMGFIGIQDRFGESGQPEELMDVFGLMPRDIKAAIRQVLERKG encoded by the coding sequence CTGGACGAGAAGCCCACCCGGGACGGTTACGGGGAGGCGCTGGTGGACCTTGGCCACTCAAACCCGAATGTTGTAGTCATGGACGCGGACCTGGCCAAGTCAACGCGCACCGAGTGGTTCTGGAAGCAGTTTCCGGAGCGGTTTTTCGACGCGGGGATCGCCGAACAGAATATGCTCTGCATGTGCGCGGGGCTTGCCTGCACCGGGAAGATCCCCTTTGCCAGCACCTACGGCGTCTTCGTGGCAGGCCGTGCCTGGGATCAGATTCGCACAACGATCTGCTACACGAATCTGAACGTGAAAATCGGCGGCGCGCACGGCGGGATTTCAGTTGGCCCGGATGGCGCAACCCACCAGGCATTGGAGGAGATAGCACTCATGCGGGTGCTGCCGAACATGACAGTGCTCTCTCCCGCCGACTACCTGCAGACCCGCCGCTGCGTGCACCTGGCAGCGGAGATGCATGGGCCGGTCTACATCCGCTTCGGGCGCGAGCCGATCCCGATCATCACGACCGATGACACCCCCCTGGAACTGGGGAAGGGCGATGTGTACCGCGACGGTTCGGACGCGTCGATTATCGCCACCGGTCCCATGGTCAAGATAGCCCTGGACGCGGCCGAGGAACTGGCCCAGGAGGGGCTGGACGTGCGAGTGATCAATATCCACACGATCAAGCCCATCGACGCCGAGATCATCGAGCAGGCCGCGCGCGAGACCGGGGCCATCGTCACCGCCGAGGAGCACCAGGTTATGGCAGGCTTCGGCAGCGCGGTCGCAGAAGTCGTGGTACAGCGATACCCGGTGCCAATGGGGTTCATCGGCATCCAGGACCGGTTCGGCGAATCCGGCCAACCCGAGGAACTCATGGACGTCTTTGGACTCATGCCACGCGACATCAAGGCGGCAATCAGACAGGTCCTGGAGCGAAAAGGTTAG
- a CDS encoding archease has translation MDAGYEFVEHTADYAIRVWAEDFPGLIEKALEGLIHLMADVEGLSGREARLFEVSGESREQVLVRALRELLLLEDDGLLPVRAQVIAATDNEAHFEVSCMPLDEVRDRLEAGVKAVTYHDLHIRQTIEGLAVDIVFDT, from the coding sequence ATGGACGCGGGTTACGAGTTCGTCGAGCACACCGCGGATTACGCCATCAGGGTCTGGGCCGAGGATTTCCCAGGGCTCATCGAGAAAGCGCTGGAAGGTCTGATCCACCTCATGGCCGACGTTGAGGGACTCTCGGGCCGGGAAGCCCGCCTATTCGAGGTCTCCGGCGAGAGCCGCGAGCAGGTGCTCGTGCGGGCCCTCAGGGAACTCCTTCTGCTCGAGGATGACGGTCTGCTCCCGGTAAGAGCCCAGGTCATCGCAGCCACTGACAACGAGGCCCATTTCGAAGTGAGTTGCATGCCCCTGGACGAAGTTCGCGACCGCCTGGAAGCGGGCGTCAAAGCGGTCACGTACCACGACCTGCACATCAGGCAGACGATTGAGGGGCTGGCCGTGGACATCGTGTTCGACACCTGA